One genomic region from Cyanobium usitatum str. Tous encodes:
- a CDS encoding ABC1 kinase family protein: protein MGYDPGRDLRWLLLRPWVLIARLFVVIWQLSSLALVLVVQGNSSNAQVQQRLGRRILTTLTDLGPCFIKVGQALSTRPDLVRRDWLEQLTQLQDNLPAYPHEIALATIEQELGAPADQLFEIFPDYPVAAASLGQVYKAQLADGHWVAVKVQRPNLPTILRRDLVIIRLLAVLSAPLLPLNLGFGLGDIIDEFGSTLFEEIDYRLEANNAERFADLFASQPEVTVPRVERLLSSQRVLTTQWINGTKLQERQALEARNLDPSALIRTGVIAGLQQLLEFGYFHADPHPGNLFALSGKTGPLGHVAYVDFGMMDSISDSDRLTLTGAVVHLINRDFSALAADFVSLGFLNPKADLEPIIPALEEVLGGALGDNVGSFNFKAITDRFSELMYAYPFRVPARFALIIRAVVSQEGLALRLEPSFKIIRVAYPYVARRLLAGDTSEMREKLLEVLFDRHGRLQLERLENLLAVVENDSTNPDLLPVAGAGLKLLLGREGGSLRQRLLLTLVQGDRLHTDDLRALMGLMGRTFSPRKLVSGMLARLTLQPA from the coding sequence CTGGGTTACGACCCAGGCCGGGACCTGCGCTGGTTGCTGTTGCGCCCCTGGGTGCTGATAGCCCGGCTGTTCGTGGTGATCTGGCAGCTGTCAAGCCTGGCCCTGGTGTTGGTGGTGCAGGGCAACAGCAGCAATGCCCAAGTGCAGCAACGGCTGGGAAGGCGCATTCTCACCACGCTCACGGACCTGGGCCCCTGCTTCATCAAGGTGGGCCAAGCCCTTTCCACCAGGCCCGATCTGGTGCGGCGCGACTGGCTCGAACAGCTCACCCAGCTGCAGGACAACCTGCCCGCCTATCCCCATGAAATTGCCCTGGCAACCATTGAGCAGGAATTGGGCGCCCCGGCCGACCAGTTGTTTGAGATATTCCCCGACTACCCCGTAGCAGCCGCCAGCTTGGGCCAGGTCTACAAAGCGCAGCTCGCTGATGGCCACTGGGTGGCCGTCAAGGTGCAACGCCCCAATCTGCCCACCATTTTGCGGCGGGATCTAGTGATCATCCGCCTGTTGGCTGTGCTGAGTGCGCCGCTGCTGCCGCTCAACCTGGGCTTTGGCCTCGGCGACATCATCGATGAATTCGGCTCAACTTTGTTCGAGGAGATTGATTACCGGCTCGAGGCAAACAACGCCGAACGATTTGCCGATCTGTTCGCTAGCCAGCCCGAGGTGACCGTGCCGCGGGTGGAGCGACTGCTATCCAGCCAGCGGGTGCTCACCACCCAGTGGATCAATGGCACCAAGTTGCAGGAACGCCAGGCGCTGGAGGCTCGCAACCTGGATCCCTCAGCCCTGATCCGCACTGGCGTAATCGCCGGGCTGCAGCAACTACTCGAATTTGGCTATTTCCATGCCGATCCCCATCCCGGCAACCTATTCGCCCTCTCCGGCAAAACCGGCCCCCTAGGCCATGTGGCCTACGTAGATTTCGGCATGATGGACTCAATCAGCGACAGCGATCGCCTCACCCTCACCGGGGCCGTAGTGCACCTGATCAATCGGGATTTCAGCGCCCTAGCCGCTGATTTTGTCAGTCTTGGCTTCCTCAACCCCAAGGCCGACCTCGAGCCAATCATTCCTGCCCTTGAGGAGGTGCTTGGTGGCGCATTGGGCGACAACGTGGGCTCCTTCAACTTCAAAGCCATCACCGATCGTTTTTCGGAGCTGATGTATGCCTATCCCTTCCGGGTGCCAGCTCGCTTCGCCTTGATCATTCGGGCGGTGGTGAGCCAGGAGGGCCTGGCCCTGCGGCTTGAGCCCAGCTTCAAGATAATCCGTGTTGCCTATCCCTACGTGGCCCGACGCCTACTGGCAGGCGACACCAGTGAGATGCGTGAAAAACTACTTGAGGTGCTCTTTGATCGCCATGGTCGTCTGCAGCTTGAACGGCTGGAAAATCTATTGGCAGTCGTGGAAAACGATTCCACCAATCCAGATTTGCTTCCAGTTGCAGGAGCTGGCCTAAAGCTGCTGCTGGGTCGAGAAGGCGGCAGCCTGCGGCAACGACTGCTGCTTACCCTGGTTCAGGGCGATCGACTTCACACAGATGATTTGCGCGCTTTGATGGGCTTGATGGGGCGTACTTTTTCACCACGCAAGTTGGTTAGTGGCATGCTGGCAAGGCTTACCCTGCAACCCGCTTAA